The following proteins are co-located in the Tripterygium wilfordii isolate XIE 37 chromosome 2, ASM1340144v1, whole genome shotgun sequence genome:
- the LOC119982688 gene encoding uncharacterized protein LOC119982688 isoform X1, which yields MLVRRRVVISWRRVGTSLHALVAHSLLFSFTVLLVLKLQLAKFYSWWIVFAPLWLFHAVVSRNRFSLPAPSKPHGREWAPFHAVMATPLFIAFELLLCIHLESQYVVNLKIVFVPLLAFETAILIDNIRMCRALMPGDEESMSDEAIWETLPHFWVAISMVFFIAATTFTLLKLSGDIAALGWWDLFINFGIAECFAFLVCTKWYNPAIHRHSYIGESSSNSVTIRYLDWNRGLVFTSEEDQEQSRICNLQDIGGHIMKIPFIIFQILLFMRLEGTPPSARDISFPVLFVPLFLLQGAGVLFTAYRLVEKIFLLLNSGAVSGRCFALASKARDCFGFLHHGSRLLGWWSIDEGSREEQARLYYTGVSGYDTFSSDAMKKMPKSDLVEEIWRLQAALSEQTTVTMFSQQEYERLQNEKILCRVCFEEQIDVVLLPCRHHALCSTCCEKCKKCPMCRVPIEERLAVYDA from the exons ATGCTGGTTCGGAGGAGAGTGGTGATAAGCTGGAGGAGAGTGGGCACGTCGCTTCACGCCCTCGTTGCTCATTCCTTGCTTTTCTCCTTCACGGTTTTGCTTGTTCTCAAGCTTCAACTCGCGAAGTTCTACTCCTGGTG GATTGTATTTGCACCATTATGGCTATTTCATGCTGTTGTTTCACGAAACAGGTTTTCGTTGCCTGCTCCATCAAAGCCTCATGGTCGCGAA TGGGCGCCATTTCATGCTGTCATGGCAACACCGTTGTTTATCGCTTTTGAACTACTCCTTTGTATACATCTTGAAAGCcaatatg TTGTGAACTTGAAGATTGTGTTTGTGCCCTTGTTGGCATTTGAAACAGCCATATTGATTGATAATATCAG GATGTGTAGGGCTTTGATGCCTGGAGATGAGGAAAGCATGAGTGATGAAGCGATATGGGAGACCCTTCCT CACTTTTGGGTTGCAATATCAATGGTCTTTTTCATAGCTGCAACAACATTCACTCTATTGAAGTTATCTG GTGATATTGCAGCTCTTGGTTGGTGGgacttatttataaattttgg TATTGCAGAGTGCTTTGCCTTCCTTGTTTGCACAAAATGGTACAATCCTGCAATTCATAGGCATTCTTATATTGGAGAATCTAGCTCAAATTCAGTGACTATTAGATATCTTGATTGGAATAGAGGGTTAGTATTTACTTCGGAAGAAGATCAGGAACAAAGCAGGATATGCAACTTGCAGGATATTGGTGGACATATTATGAAAATTCCTTTTATTATATTTCAAATACTTCTTTTCATGCGCTTAGAG GGAACGCCACCTAGTGCTAGAGATATCTCATTTCCAGTTTTATTTGTTCCGCTTTTTCTGCTACAAGGAGCTGGAGTTCTGTTTACTGCATATAGATTGGTAGAgaaaatttttcttttgcttaatAGTGGAGCTGTTTCGGGAAGATGCTTTGCTTTAGCATCAAAGGCTAGAGATTGTTTTGGGTTCTTGCACCATGGATCAAG ATTACTGGGATGGTGGTCAATTGATGAAGGAAGTCGAGAAGAGCAGGCCAGACTTTATTATACTGGAGTGTCTGG GTATGACACTTTTTCATCTGATGCTATGAAGAAAATGCCTAAATCGGATCTTGTTGAGGAG aTTTGGAGACTACAGGCTGCCCTTAGTGAGCAAACAACAGTTACAATGTTTAGCCAGCAGGAGTATGAAAGGCTACAAAAT GAAAAGATCCTTTGTAGAGTTTGCTTTGAAGAACAGATTGATGTAGTTCTGCTTCCATGTAGACATCACGCCTTATGCAG CACTTGCTGTGAGAAATGTAAGAAATGCCCAATGTGCCGCGTTCCCATAGAAGAGCGATTG
- the LOC119982688 gene encoding uncharacterized protein LOC119982688 isoform X2 has protein sequence MLVRRRVVISWRRVGTSLHALVAHSLLFSFTVLLVLKLQLAKFYSWWIVFAPLWLFHAVVSRNRFSLPAPSKPHGREWAPFHAVMATPLFIAFELLLCIHLESQYVVNLKIVFVPLLAFETAILIDNIRMCRALMPGDEESMSDEAIWETLPHFWVAISMVFFIAATTFTLLKLSGDIAALGWWDLFINFGIAECFAFLVCTKWYNPAIHRHSYIGESSSNSVTIRYLDWNRGLVFTSEEDQEQSRICNLQDIGGHIMKIPFIIFQILLFMRLEGTPPSARDISFPVLFVPLFLLQGAGVLFTAYRLVEKIFLLLNSGAVSGRCFALASKARDCFGFLHHGSRLLGWWSIDEGSREEQARLYYTGVSGYDTFSSDAMKKMPKSDLVEEIWRLQAALSEQTTVTMFSQQEYERLQNEKILCRVCFEEQIDVVLLPCRHHALCRCFAYLSQTNKVSPLTTLLVDAQHLL, from the exons ATGCTGGTTCGGAGGAGAGTGGTGATAAGCTGGAGGAGAGTGGGCACGTCGCTTCACGCCCTCGTTGCTCATTCCTTGCTTTTCTCCTTCACGGTTTTGCTTGTTCTCAAGCTTCAACTCGCGAAGTTCTACTCCTGGTG GATTGTATTTGCACCATTATGGCTATTTCATGCTGTTGTTTCACGAAACAGGTTTTCGTTGCCTGCTCCATCAAAGCCTCATGGTCGCGAA TGGGCGCCATTTCATGCTGTCATGGCAACACCGTTGTTTATCGCTTTTGAACTACTCCTTTGTATACATCTTGAAAGCcaatatg TTGTGAACTTGAAGATTGTGTTTGTGCCCTTGTTGGCATTTGAAACAGCCATATTGATTGATAATATCAG GATGTGTAGGGCTTTGATGCCTGGAGATGAGGAAAGCATGAGTGATGAAGCGATATGGGAGACCCTTCCT CACTTTTGGGTTGCAATATCAATGGTCTTTTTCATAGCTGCAACAACATTCACTCTATTGAAGTTATCTG GTGATATTGCAGCTCTTGGTTGGTGGgacttatttataaattttgg TATTGCAGAGTGCTTTGCCTTCCTTGTTTGCACAAAATGGTACAATCCTGCAATTCATAGGCATTCTTATATTGGAGAATCTAGCTCAAATTCAGTGACTATTAGATATCTTGATTGGAATAGAGGGTTAGTATTTACTTCGGAAGAAGATCAGGAACAAAGCAGGATATGCAACTTGCAGGATATTGGTGGACATATTATGAAAATTCCTTTTATTATATTTCAAATACTTCTTTTCATGCGCTTAGAG GGAACGCCACCTAGTGCTAGAGATATCTCATTTCCAGTTTTATTTGTTCCGCTTTTTCTGCTACAAGGAGCTGGAGTTCTGTTTACTGCATATAGATTGGTAGAgaaaatttttcttttgcttaatAGTGGAGCTGTTTCGGGAAGATGCTTTGCTTTAGCATCAAAGGCTAGAGATTGTTTTGGGTTCTTGCACCATGGATCAAG ATTACTGGGATGGTGGTCAATTGATGAAGGAAGTCGAGAAGAGCAGGCCAGACTTTATTATACTGGAGTGTCTGG GTATGACACTTTTTCATCTGATGCTATGAAGAAAATGCCTAAATCGGATCTTGTTGAGGAG aTTTGGAGACTACAGGCTGCCCTTAGTGAGCAAACAACAGTTACAATGTTTAGCCAGCAGGAGTATGAAAGGCTACAAAAT GAAAAGATCCTTTGTAGAGTTTGCTTTGAAGAACAGATTGATGTAGTTCTGCTTCCATGTAGACATCACGCCTTATGCAG ATGCTTTGCTTACCTTTCACAAACTAATAAGGTTTCACCACTGACTACCCTTCTTGTTGATGCGCAGCACTTGCTGTGA
- the LOC120012210 gene encoding transcription factor bHLH30-like yields the protein MKEEDYQGECSQNIQNLQAYYGGGAGGGGGGLNDFIPEVSPIQLPWSLPPVRVDQDPFLIHQPQLPPPSYSGLFNRRAPGLQFAYDHATSAADHLRIISEALGGPAGGSAPFGLQAELNKMSAQEIMDAKALAALKSHSEAERRRRERINTHLARLRSLLPSTTKTDKASLLAEVIQHVKELKRQTTLIAETSPVPTEMDELTVDAADEDDGRFVIKASLCCEDRTDLLPDLIKTLKALRLRTLKAEITTLGGRAKNVLFITGDDEDSSCDDQQQQQYSISSIQEALRAVMEKTTSSGDDQSSSAGNVKRQRTNINIL from the exons ATGAAAGAGGAAGATTATCAAGGAGAGTGTTCTCAGAACATCCAAAACCTTCAAGCCTACTATGGAGGAGgagctggaggaggaggaggaggattgaATGATTTTATTCCAGAAGTTTCTCCAATCCAGCTTCCATGGTCTCTACCTCCGGTCCGGGTCGACCAAGACCCTTTTCTAATCCATCAACCCCAATTACCTCCGCCGTCTTATTCTGGTTTGTTCAATAGAAGAGCTCCCGGGCTTCAGTTTGCTTATGATCATGCCACGTCAGCGGCTGATCATCTTCGGATCATCTCAGAGGCGCTTGGAGGACCCGCCGGTGGCTCAGCTCCTTTCGGTCTTCAAGCCGAGCTTAACAAAATGTCCGCTCAAGAAATCATGGACGCCAAGGCTCTCGCCGCTTTGAAAAGCCACAGCGAAGCTGAgcggagaagaagagagagaatcaaCACCCATCTCGCTAGGTTAAGAAGCTTGCTTCCCAGCACCACCAAA aCGGACAAGGCGTCATTGCTGGCTGAAGTGATACAACATGTGAAGGAGCTGAAGAGGCAGACTACGTTGATCGCAGAAACAAGTCCGGTGCCAACGGAGATGGATGAGTTAACAGTGGATGCGGCGGATGAGGATGATGGTAGGTTTGTGATAAAAGCGTCGCTGTGTTGTGAAGACCGGACTGATTTGTTGCCGGACCTTATAAAGACATTGAAAGCTTTACGTTTGAGGACATTGAAAGCGGAGATTACTACGCTTGGTGGGCGTGCTAAGAATGTTCTTTTTATTACTGGAGATGATGAAGATTCTAGTTGTGATGATCAGCAGCAACAACAGTATTCAATAAGTTCAATTCAAGAAGCGTTGAGAGCTGTGATGGAGAAGACGACTAGTAGTGGGGATGATCAGTCTTCTTCTGCAGGGAATGTTAAGAGACAAAGAACCAATATTAATatcctttga
- the LOC120011263 gene encoding transcription factor TCP12: MNNPPPFLELPPLFLDNDNDDQDFLLNLLLSQQQEEEEQQQIQGSKSGEIVMNGHDLASNEASVTNNVSTRSGKKSSSKRWKKDRHTKIYTAHGPRDRRMTLSLPIARKFFDLQDMLGFDKASETIEWLLSKSEPAIKDLTCFAGGKSTVLSTSENVVSGEQKKNYKKKNNNKKVVKQGVVQLLQTRESRDKARARARERTTEKMKIKQDLLSCSSHEITNEAPSDVLLGVQMASVNIIMEKLLGTSTADNIGISKSKDIVIPGNWEIYNADPHHQVQNPSASIVTYPNGQQQSRVSTIHQNPNSNSEEIKP; the protein is encoded by the coding sequence ATGAATAACCCTCCACCATTCTTGGAACTCCCTCCACtgtttcttgataatgacaatGATGATCAAGATTTTCTGTTGAATCTCTTGTTAtcacaacaacaagaagaagaagagcagcaGCAGATCCAGGGGTCCAAATCTGGTGAGATAGTAATGAATGGTCATGATTTGGCTTCAAACGAGGCTAGTGTTACAAATAATGTAAGCACAAGAAGTGGGAAGAAGTCAAGTAGTAAAAGGTGGAAGAAGGACAGGCACACCAAGATCTACACTGCTCATGGACCAAGAGATAGGAGAATGACACTCTCACTACCAATTGCAAGAAAGTTCTTTGATCTCCAAGACATGCTGGGTTTTGACAAAGCAAGCGAAACCATTGAGTGGCTCTTATCTAAATCAGAGCCTGCCATCAAGGATCTCACTTGTTTTGCTGGTGGCAAGAGCACTGTTTTATCTACTTCAGAGAATGTTGTTAGTGGAGAACAGAAGAAGAATTAtaagaagaagaacaacaacaaaaaggtGGTTAAACAAGGGGTGGTACAATTATTACAAACAAGAGAATCAAGGGACAAGGCAAGAGCAAGAGCAAGGGAGAGGACAACGGAGAAAATGAAGATCAAACAAGATTTGTTGTCTTGCAGCAGCCATGAAATAACGAATGAAGCACCGAGTGATGTGTTGTTAGGGGTTCAAATGGCTTCAGTCAACATAATTATGGAGAAACTCTTGGGCACTAGTACTGCCGACAACATTGGGATCTCAAAATCCAAGGATATAGTTATTCCTGGAAATTGGGAGATCTACAATGCTGATCCTCATCATCAAGTACAAAACCCTAGTGCAAGTATCGTGACCTACCCAAATGGCCAACAACAAAGTAGGGTTTCAACAATacatcaaaaccctaattcaaaTTCTGAAGAGATAAAACCCTAA
- the LOC120007804 gene encoding coiled-coil domain-containing protein 130-like, translating to MSSLAAARADNFYYPPEWTPDQGSLNKFHGQHALRERARKIDQGILIIRFEMPYNIWCGGCNSMIAKGVRFNAEKKQVGNYYSTKIWSFSMKSACCKHEIVIQTDPKNCKYVIISGAQQKTEEFDIEDAETFELPADEERGKLADPFYRLEHQEEDLKKKKEAEPVLVRLQRESDARHSDDYALNKALRAKLRSQKKRVAKEEAASRSKGLAIRLLPSTEEDVATAAKVKFSSKFDRNRRDKRALIHAGSIFSESSGYSLPNNKQVDLALKRRKISAAATSKLLVGGFKPSSWSKSAVP from the exons ATG TCTTCACTTGCAGCTGCTAGAGCCGATAATTTTTACTACCCCCCAGAATGGACCCCGGATCAG GGTTCTTTGAACAAATTTCATGGTCAACATGCTCTGAGGGAGAGAGCAAGAAAAATAGACCAGGGAATTTTGATAATAAG GTTCGAGATGCCGTACAATATCTGGTGTGGTGGTTGCAATTCTATGATTGCTAAAGGTGTCCGGTTTAATGCAGAGAAGAAACAAGTGGGGAATTATTATTCTACAAAG ATATGGAGCTTTTCCATGAAATCAGCATGCTGTAAGCATGAAATTGTTATTCAGACAGATCCAAAAAATTGCAAGTATGTGATTATTAGTGGGGCCCAACAGAAGACTGAAGAGTTTGACATTGAGGATGCAGAAACCTTTGAACTTCCTGCAGATGAAG AAAGAGGTAAGCTTGCAGATCCATTTTATCGTCTGGAACACCAGGAAGAGgatttgaaaaagaagaaggaagcgGAGCCAGTGCTAGTGCGCCTCCAGCGGGAATCTGATGCGCGACATTCAGATGACTATGCCCTCAACAAGGCTCTTCGGGCCAAACTTAGA AGTCAAAAGAAACGAGTTGCCAAAGAAGAGGCTGCATCCAGGAGCAAGGGTCTTGCCATACGGCTGCTTCCCAGTACTGAAGAAGATGTTGCTACTGCAGCAAAGGTGAAATTTTCCTCCAAGTTTGATCGAAACAGGAGGGATAAGCGAGCATTGATTCATGCTGGTTCCATCTTTTCCGAGTCATCTGGATATTCATTGCCCAACAACAAGCAAGTAGACCTAGCGTTGAAAAGGAGGAAGATAAGTGCAGCTGCTACATCTAAGTTGCTTGTGGGGGGATTCAAGCCATCGTCATGGTCAAAGAGTGCTGTTCCATAG
- the LOC120017029 gene encoding uncharacterized protein At1g26090, chloroplastic isoform X2, which produces MASILSSSSSFILASPNSNSQFRNRAMKIRQRRVPAPAMAASSSSSSPSSSNKDGGSSSSTKLVTFLGKGGSGKTTSAVFAAQHYAMAGLDTCLVIQSQDPTAEFLLNCKIGTSPVMCCDNLSAVRLETTKIILEPLNLLKQADARLNMTQGVLEGVVGEELGVLPGMDSIFSGFALERFLGYLRNVAQKSSKRKEFDVVIYDGISTEETLRLIGAASKARLYLKYLRSLAEKTDLGRLAGPSILRLVDEAMGISSSSRVNGKLSAEIWETLDHMLERGSSAFLDPSLFCCFLMMDPSSIMSVNSALRYWGCTIQSDAHISGAIAFTSQHMNVESVEELKKKFSPLPLAFIPSLSMNSPLNWKEIILDSFHKDARDLFSLQARHGSTLTSPVKFDAAKKSVTLFMPGFDKSEIKLYQRRV; this is translated from the exons ATGGCGTctatcctttcttcttcttcttctttcatccTGGCAAGCCCTAATTCTAATTCCCAATTTCGGAACCGTGCAATGAAAATCCGACAAAGAAGAGTTCCTGCGCCGGCTATGGCGGCCTCTTCGTCatcatcttctccttcttcttcaaatAAAGACGGAGGTAGTAGCAGTTCAACAAAATTGGTGACTTTCTTGGGCAAAGGTGGTTCCGGCAAGACCACTTCCGCTGTATTCGCTGCTCAg CATTATGCAATGGCTGGGCTTGATACATGCTTGGTAATACAGAGCCAAGACCCCACTGCAGAGTTTCTTCTCAACTGTAAGATTGGAACTTCTCCTGTCATGTGTTGTGACAATCTTTCAGCCGTTAGGTTGGAAACGACTAAA ATCATTCTTGAACCTCTCAATCTGCTGAAGCAAGCCGATGCTCGACTTAATATGACTCAAGGAGTTCTAGAAGGG GTGGTTGGAGAAGAGCTTGGGGTGCTTCCTGGGATGGATTCTATCTTTTCAGGGTTTGCGCTGGAGAGGTTCCttggataccttaggaatgtGGCTCAGAAGAGCAGCAAAAGAAAGGAATTTGATGTAGTAATATATGATGGTATTAGCACTGAGGAAACACTAAGACTGATCGGTGCAGCCAGTAAAGCTAG gttatatttgaaatatcTGCGGAGCCTGGCTGAGAAGACTGATCTTGGGAGGTTGGCTGGTCCTTCCATACTGAGACTCGTGGATGAAGCAATGGGAATAAGTAGCAGCTCCCGTGTTAATGGGAAATTGAGTGCAGAAATATGGGAGACGTTGGACCACATGTTGGAG CGAGGGTCTTCTGCTTTCTTGGATCCAAGTCTCTTTTGCTGCTTCCTTATGATGGATCCAAGCAGTATAATGTCTGTAAATTCTGCATTACGATATTGGGGTTGTACAATCCAATCTGATGCACATATATCTGGTGCAATAGCTTTTACCTCTCAACATATGAATGTAGAATCAGTTGAAGAACTTAAGAAGAAGTTTTCACCATTGCCACTTGCTTTCATTCCAAGTCTTTCGATGAATTCTCCTCTAAATTGGAAGGAGATCATTCTGGACAGTTTCCATAAAGATGCACGGGATCTTTTCTCTTTGCAAGCCAGACATGGCAGTACCTTGACATCCCCAGTAAAATTCGATGCAGCTAAAAAATCAGTTACCCTTTTTATGCCAGGTTTTGACAAGTCAGAGATCAAGCTATATCAG AGGAGGGTCTGA
- the LOC120017029 gene encoding uncharacterized protein At1g26090, chloroplastic isoform X1, translated as MASILSSSSSFILASPNSNSQFRNRAMKIRQRRVPAPAMAASSSSSSPSSSNKDGGSSSSTKLVTFLGKGGSGKTTSAVFAAQHYAMAGLDTCLVIQSQDPTAEFLLNCKIGTSPVMCCDNLSAVRLETTKIILEPLNLLKQADARLNMTQGVLEGVVGEELGVLPGMDSIFSGFALERFLGYLRNVAQKSSKRKEFDVVIYDGISTEETLRLIGAASKARLYLKYLRSLAEKTDLGRLAGPSILRLVDEAMGISSSSRVNGKLSAEIWETLDHMLERGSSAFLDPSLFCCFLMMDPSSIMSVNSALRYWGCTIQSDAHISGAIAFTSQHMNVESVEELKKKFSPLPLAFIPSLSMNSPLNWKEIILDSFHKDARDLFSLQARHGSTLTSPVKFDAAKKSVTLFMPGFDKSEIKLYQYRGGSELLVAAGDQRRVIHLPPKIQGKVGGAKFIDRSLVIAMR; from the exons ATGGCGTctatcctttcttcttcttcttctttcatccTGGCAAGCCCTAATTCTAATTCCCAATTTCGGAACCGTGCAATGAAAATCCGACAAAGAAGAGTTCCTGCGCCGGCTATGGCGGCCTCTTCGTCatcatcttctccttcttcttcaaatAAAGACGGAGGTAGTAGCAGTTCAACAAAATTGGTGACTTTCTTGGGCAAAGGTGGTTCCGGCAAGACCACTTCCGCTGTATTCGCTGCTCAg CATTATGCAATGGCTGGGCTTGATACATGCTTGGTAATACAGAGCCAAGACCCCACTGCAGAGTTTCTTCTCAACTGTAAGATTGGAACTTCTCCTGTCATGTGTTGTGACAATCTTTCAGCCGTTAGGTTGGAAACGACTAAA ATCATTCTTGAACCTCTCAATCTGCTGAAGCAAGCCGATGCTCGACTTAATATGACTCAAGGAGTTCTAGAAGGG GTGGTTGGAGAAGAGCTTGGGGTGCTTCCTGGGATGGATTCTATCTTTTCAGGGTTTGCGCTGGAGAGGTTCCttggataccttaggaatgtGGCTCAGAAGAGCAGCAAAAGAAAGGAATTTGATGTAGTAATATATGATGGTATTAGCACTGAGGAAACACTAAGACTGATCGGTGCAGCCAGTAAAGCTAG gttatatttgaaatatcTGCGGAGCCTGGCTGAGAAGACTGATCTTGGGAGGTTGGCTGGTCCTTCCATACTGAGACTCGTGGATGAAGCAATGGGAATAAGTAGCAGCTCCCGTGTTAATGGGAAATTGAGTGCAGAAATATGGGAGACGTTGGACCACATGTTGGAG CGAGGGTCTTCTGCTTTCTTGGATCCAAGTCTCTTTTGCTGCTTCCTTATGATGGATCCAAGCAGTATAATGTCTGTAAATTCTGCATTACGATATTGGGGTTGTACAATCCAATCTGATGCACATATATCTGGTGCAATAGCTTTTACCTCTCAACATATGAATGTAGAATCAGTTGAAGAACTTAAGAAGAAGTTTTCACCATTGCCACTTGCTTTCATTCCAAGTCTTTCGATGAATTCTCCTCTAAATTGGAAGGAGATCATTCTGGACAGTTTCCATAAAGATGCACGGGATCTTTTCTCTTTGCAAGCCAGACATGGCAGTACCTTGACATCCCCAGTAAAATTCGATGCAGCTAAAAAATCAGTTACCCTTTTTATGCCAGGTTTTGACAAGTCAGAGATCAAGCTATATCAG TACAGAGGAGGGTCTGAGTTGTTGGTGGCAGCAGGGGACCAAAGACGCGTAATTCATCTGCCACCAAAAATCCAAGGAAAGGTGGGAGGTGCCAAGTTCATAGACAGGAGTCTTGTAATCGCCATGCGGTAG
- the LOC120017029 gene encoding uncharacterized protein At1g26090, chloroplastic isoform X3, with protein MAGLDTCLVIQSQDPTAEFLLNCKIGTSPVMCCDNLSAVRLETTKIILEPLNLLKQADARLNMTQGVLEGVVGEELGVLPGMDSIFSGFALERFLGYLRNVAQKSSKRKEFDVVIYDGISTEETLRLIGAASKARLYLKYLRSLAEKTDLGRLAGPSILRLVDEAMGISSSSRVNGKLSAEIWETLDHMLERGSSAFLDPSLFCCFLMMDPSSIMSVNSALRYWGCTIQSDAHISGAIAFTSQHMNVESVEELKKKFSPLPLAFIPSLSMNSPLNWKEIILDSFHKDARDLFSLQARHGSTLTSPVKFDAAKKSVTLFMPGFDKSEIKLYQYRGGSELLVAAGDQRRVIHLPPKIQGKVGGAKFIDRSLVIAMR; from the exons ATGGCTGGGCTTGATACATGCTTGGTAATACAGAGCCAAGACCCCACTGCAGAGTTTCTTCTCAACTGTAAGATTGGAACTTCTCCTGTCATGTGTTGTGACAATCTTTCAGCCGTTAGGTTGGAAACGACTAAA ATCATTCTTGAACCTCTCAATCTGCTGAAGCAAGCCGATGCTCGACTTAATATGACTCAAGGAGTTCTAGAAGGG GTGGTTGGAGAAGAGCTTGGGGTGCTTCCTGGGATGGATTCTATCTTTTCAGGGTTTGCGCTGGAGAGGTTCCttggataccttaggaatgtGGCTCAGAAGAGCAGCAAAAGAAAGGAATTTGATGTAGTAATATATGATGGTATTAGCACTGAGGAAACACTAAGACTGATCGGTGCAGCCAGTAAAGCTAG gttatatttgaaatatcTGCGGAGCCTGGCTGAGAAGACTGATCTTGGGAGGTTGGCTGGTCCTTCCATACTGAGACTCGTGGATGAAGCAATGGGAATAAGTAGCAGCTCCCGTGTTAATGGGAAATTGAGTGCAGAAATATGGGAGACGTTGGACCACATGTTGGAG CGAGGGTCTTCTGCTTTCTTGGATCCAAGTCTCTTTTGCTGCTTCCTTATGATGGATCCAAGCAGTATAATGTCTGTAAATTCTGCATTACGATATTGGGGTTGTACAATCCAATCTGATGCACATATATCTGGTGCAATAGCTTTTACCTCTCAACATATGAATGTAGAATCAGTTGAAGAACTTAAGAAGAAGTTTTCACCATTGCCACTTGCTTTCATTCCAAGTCTTTCGATGAATTCTCCTCTAAATTGGAAGGAGATCATTCTGGACAGTTTCCATAAAGATGCACGGGATCTTTTCTCTTTGCAAGCCAGACATGGCAGTACCTTGACATCCCCAGTAAAATTCGATGCAGCTAAAAAATCAGTTACCCTTTTTATGCCAGGTTTTGACAAGTCAGAGATCAAGCTATATCAG TACAGAGGAGGGTCTGAGTTGTTGGTGGCAGCAGGGGACCAAAGACGCGTAATTCATCTGCCACCAAAAATCCAAGGAAAGGTGGGAGGTGCCAAGTTCATAGACAGGAGTCTTGTAATCGCCATGCGGTAG